The Triticum aestivum cultivar Chinese Spring chromosome 7B, IWGSC CS RefSeq v2.1, whole genome shotgun sequence genome window below encodes:
- the LOC123161942 gene encoding ethylene-responsive transcription factor ABI4-like — MAAAAAGENSKLTGVRKKGAGKFAATIKHPVTKTQLWLGTYSSPEVTACAYDLAARELKGIKAKLNFPYPPPARLVKEVIASPRHRCHGHDTPLFEVDTLPLDPTAPPPLPPKLEVYFPFPFEAPASDTPPVPAYPFLHMPLPARALLSLQPTRVHAPAPQPQQPIRRMEIMAHAESCLSSSSKPLEAPSRHLVFKKPKLSVVLVAPSAPTEGTDDNFTKPWYFPDSPTV; from the exons ATGGCAGCCGCAGCGGCGGGTGAGAACAGCAAGTTAACTGGAGTGAGAAAGAAGGGGGCGGGCAAGTTCGCGGCAACGATCAAGCACCCGGTGACGAAGACACAGTTGTGGCTGGGGACGTACTCTTCCCCCGAGGTCACCGCGTGCGCCTACGACCTCGCGGCTAGGGAGTTGAAGGGCATAAAGGCAAAGCTCAACTTCCCCTACCCTCCGCCGGCCAGACTGGTTAAGGAGGTGATCGCTTCACCGAGGCACCGCTGCCATGGTCACGACACACCGCTCTTTGAAGTC GACACGTTG CCATTGGATCCCACAGCACCGCCTCCACTGCCGCCCAAGCTGGAAGTTTACTTTCCATTCCCCTTTGAAGCACCCGCCAGCGACACCCCACCGGTGCCAGCATATCCTTTCCTGCACATGCCGCTTCCGGCACGAGCACTTCTCAGCCTACAGCCGACGCGCGTGCACGCACCTGCTCCACAGCCACAGCAGCCGATCCGACGGATGGAGATCATGGCGCATGCAGAAAGCTGCTTAAGCTCCTCAAGTAAACCCCTAGAGGCTCCATCTCGCCACCTAGTgttcaagaaacccaagttgtccgTCGTTCTCGTCGCTCCTAGTGCTCCAACAGAAGGGACTGATGATAATTTCACCAAGCCGTGGTATTTCCCCGATTCTCCTACTGTTTAG